Proteins from one Malassezia vespertilionis chromosome 2, complete sequence genomic window:
- a CDS encoding uncharacterized protein (COG:S; EggNog:ENOG503Q1AZ): MALQLVRSPMHTDITNPAAPALFVRLVADAGTYFEKLPEKLHSLQEEVDVLASRDASVWVPVQHALSALRTPTETFASPRPVPRTQAHDVWDGRAAYTYTLAIASAVQQLHAGEGGRPMIPPVPEPEPETILLVHALAGGTLPWDSKCAITHALLETRLAYANSDLGDVRLAFYAELLVAMAHAACICLQADTETGSAWRAIIGGVLPPLFLYLERLYASVQPVQLTLEGVITAFIELHPPVAHWAELERVQGPMLREHIIQCMDAYGLLAIEHSAWAAQQGPVKPDDIVHGASTDVLQYMQRVETQIEARGALAPLAVQASTDPTRQLCFAHVITKKLLAWAAGGAEMERVAALCDALAQRGVCDALLLYCTRGMLTRTLLLIIEQLNESQWQDGVALEWIADVLLLTQRLAKGDMAACLAAAPQSMRLFLLHDKTPVVVGGALCDSSGALLERWCAALVGSDGVSDELLQASSPKTMYQLAPAITYLLIEAHALKLIDKSALHSALSYFLQAPLRYTLPCILFWLMQQVRRSLATAVYLQLADVHLEMLLALFRAASFPDTVRTILREPMLDLLQHERIASHPDAAPIHAQLEQAALPRPIVWPCGALEKAIAFNAQYERHAADAALVYTGDLGNRTYLALAAIQHMDTKSTRLLAAVLAMALPQPPLQWSTSHLAILIVRAWNTAAATHKEIQNMAHVMVASAVLAWQMRDGVAAVQLLAETLANIADHSPPSVQREIRVELCAPLYKVAGTGP, translated from the exons ATGG CCCTGCAGCTTGTTCGCAGTCCCATGCACACAGATATCACCAATCCCGCTGCCCCTGCGCTGTTTGTGCGACTCGTTGCAGATGCAGGAACATACTTTGAAAAACTCCCTGAAAAGCTCCATTCACTGCAGGAAGAAGTGGATGTGCTAGCATCACGAGATGCATCCGTGTGGGTACCCGTGCAGCACGCATTATCTGCCTTGCGTACGCCGACAGAGACCTTTGCCTCGCCGCGACCTGTGCCTCGTACGCAGGCACATGATGTATGGGATGGACGAGCAGCTTATACGTATACACTTGCAATAGCAAGTGCAGTACAGCAGCTCCACGCAGGAGAGGGGGGGCGACCCATGATCCCACCCGTGCCAGAGCCCGAGCCCGAGACAATTTTGCTAgtgcacgcgcttgcgggCGGCACACTACCTTGGGACAGTAAATGTGCGATAACACATGCGCTCTTGGAAACGCGCCTAGCCTACGCAAATTCTGATCTTGGTGATGTACGCCTTGCTTTTTATGCAGAGCTCCTCGTTGCGatggcgcacgccgcttgcaTATGCTTACAAGCCGACACCGAGACGGGCTCCGCCTGGCGTGCCATTATCGGCGGTGTACTTCCTCCTCTTTTCCTGTACCTTGAGCGGCTCTACGCATCTGTCCAGCCGGTGCAGCTCACACTCGAGGGTGTGATTACAGCGTTCATCGAGCTTCACCCGCCGGTCGCGCACTGggccgagctggagcggGTGCAGGGCCCtatgctgcgcgagcatATAATACAGTGCATGGACGCATACGGCCTTTTGGCAATAGAACACAGCGCATGGGCCGCTCAGCAGGGACCAGTAAAGCCAGACGATatcgtgcacggcgcgagcaCCGACGTGCTTCAGTATATGCAGCGGGTGGAAACACAAATTGAAGCACGGGGAGCACTCGCACCGCTTGCTGTACAAGCCTCGACAGATCCCACTCGCCAATTGTGCTTTGCACACGTAATTACAAAAAAGCTTTTGGCGTGGGCCGCCGGCGGAGCCGAGATGGAACGTGTTGCAGCGCTCTGCGACGCACTTGCtcagcgcggcgtttgcgATGCGTTGCTACTCTACTGTACTCGTGGGATGCTGACTAGGACATTGCTTCTTATTATCGAGCAGCTGAACGAATCGCAATGGCAGGATGGCGTCGCACTGGAGTGGATCGCCGACGTGCTTTTGCTTACACAGCGGCTAGCAAAAGGCGACATGGCGGCGTGtcttgccgcagcgccgcaatcGATGCGGCTTTTTTTGCTGCACGACAAAACGCCTGTCGTAGTTGGCGGAGCACTCTGCGACTCGAGCGGAGCACTTCTGGAGCGCTGGTGTGCCGCACTGGTCGGTTCCGATGGAGTCTCGGACGAGCTGTTGCAGGCTTCTTCGCCGAAGACAATGTACCAATTGGCGCCCGCGATAACCTACCTGCTcatcgaggcgcacgcATTGAAATTGATTGATAAGAGCGCGCTTCACTCGGCACTCTCGTATTTTTTGCAGGCACCTCTGCGGTATACCCTCCCTTGCATCCTATTTTGGCTTATGCAGCAAGTTCGCCGCTCACTGGCCACGGCGGTGTACCTACAACTCGCTGACGTGCATCTGGAAATGCTGCTGGCACTgtttcgcgctgcatcaTTCCCGGATACGGTTCGCACGATTCTACGTGAGCCTATGCTTGATCTACTGCAACACGAACGCATTGCATCGCATCCTGACGCAGCACCAATCCATGCGCAGTTAGAGCAggcagcgctgccgcgccCGATAGTATGGCCTTGCGGCGCCCTGGAAAAGGCAATTGCTTTTAACGCACAGTACGAGCGCCATGCAGCCGATGCTGCATTGGTGTACACTGGCGACTTGGGAAATAGGACGTACTTGGCACTGGCGGCGATCCAGCACATGGATACGAAATCTACGCGACTACTTGCGGCAGTGCTAGCCATGGCGTTGCCGCAGCCGCCGTTACAGTGGAGCACATCTCATCTCGCTATCCTCATTGTACGTGCTTGGAATACTGctgccgcgacgcacaaaGAGATCCAAAACATGGCGCACGTCATGGTGGCCAGCGCTGTCTTGGCATGGCAGATGCGCGACGGAGTcgcagctgtgcagctACTGGCCGAAACACTAGCTAATATTGCTGACCACTCCCCCCCTTCCGTACAACGTGAGATTCGCGTGGAATTGTGCGCGCCATTGTACAAAGTAGCTGGCACTGGTCCGTag
- the PYK1 gene encoding pyruvate kinase (COG:G; EggNog:ENOG503NUBE): MHVNVEEGHEFIVTTDEKYADKCSAEHLYIDYKKLPQMVKPDRIIYIDDGILALRVLSIEGTDVHVVSINNGTLSSRKGVNLPLTEVDLPAVSDKDRRDLEFAREHQLDMVFASFIRSKNDIITIREILGEKGAHIRIIAKIENHQGLQNFDEILDAADGIMVARGDLGIEIPAPQVFLAQKMIISRCNIVGKPVICATQMLESMTVNNRPTRAEVSDVANAVVDGADCVMLSGETAKGMYPTEAVKMMAETTYIAEQTLAYQALFNEMRALTRVPTNTNETIALVAVSASLEQKAGAILLMSTSGNTARLVSKYKPQCPILMVTRNAYTARSCHLYRGTYPFHYPLPHPDHNSKWQEDVDNRVKFGLSEALKLHIIRKDDVVIAIQGWRGGKGHTNSLRILTVPSSTEGYMLEDTTATV, from the exons ATGC ACGTCAATGTTGAGGAAGGCCACGAGTTTATTGTCACCACAGACGAGAAATACGCGGACAAGTGCTCTGCAGAGCACCTGTACATTGACTATAAGAAACTGCCACAGATGGTCAAGCCCGATCGCATCATCTACATCGACGATGGTATTCTTGCTCTACGTGTGCTCTCCATCGAAGGTACCGACGTGCACGTTGTGTCGATAAACAACGGCACGCTGTCCTCGCGCAAGGGCGTGAATCTGCCGCTGACCGAAGTTGACCTGCCCGCCGTCTCAGACAAGGACAGGCGCGATCTAGAGTTTGCTCGCGAGCACCAGCTTGATATGGTATTTGCCTCTTTCATCCGCAGCAAGAACGACATTATCACTATTCGCGAGATTCTCGGCGAGAAAGGCGCGCATATCCGTATCATTGCCAAGATCGAAAATCATCAAGGCCTGCAAAACTTTGACGAAATTCTCGACGCCGCGGATGGGATTATGGTTGCCCGTGGCGATTTGGGCATCGAGATCCCCGCCCCACAGGTGTTCTTGGCGCAGAAGATGATTATCTCGCGGTGCAATATTGTCGGCAAGCCAGTCATTTGTGCTACGCAGATGCTGGAGAGCATGACGGTGAACAACCGTCCGACGCGTGCCGAAGTATCCGATGTCGCAAACGCTGTTGTAGATGGAGCAGATTGTGTCATGCTTTCCGGCGAGACGGCCAAGGGCATGTACCCGACCGAGGCGGTCAAAATGATGGCGGAAACCACAtacattgccgagcagaCACTTGCTTACCAAGCTTTGTTCAATGAGATGCGTGCACTGACGCGAGTGCCGACCAACACGAACGAGACGATAGCGCTTGTCGCTGTATCGGCCAGTCTGGAGCAGAAGGCTGGTGCGATTCTGCTCATGTCGACATCTGGAAACACGGCGCGTCTTGTGAGCAAGTACAAGCCGCAATGCCCAATCCTGATGGTAACGCGAAATGCGTatacggcgcgcagctgccaCTTGTACCGCGGCACCTATCCATTTCACTACCCGCTGCCCCACCCGGACCACAATTCCAAATGGCAGGAAGACGTGGACAACCGCGTCAAGTTTGGCCTCTCCGAAGCACTTAAGCTCCACATTATCCGCAAGGACGATGTGGTGATTGCAATCCAGGGATGGCGCGGCGGTAAGGGCCACACCAATTCGCTCCGTATTTTGACCGTGCCGTCGTCCACGGAAGGATACATGTTGGAGGATACTACTGCGACTGTCTAG